Proteins found in one Physeter macrocephalus isolate SW-GA chromosome 17, ASM283717v5, whole genome shotgun sequence genomic segment:
- the LOC102995699 gene encoding LOW QUALITY PROTEIN: very-long-chain 3-oxoacyl-CoA reductase-B-like (The sequence of the model RefSeq protein was modified relative to this genomic sequence to represent the inferred CDS: inserted 3 bases in 2 codons) — MESDWDVLRVGGAVTATCLLLWATWGPGYTVYAYLLPRXRRGKPWLRAHRAWAGEEGGLRGISKAYAHELAGRGLNIVLINXDLSKLEHEAKALDGLHGKSTRVTQVDFTGGLEIYEAIEAGLKDLEIGVRISNVGKQYAPGLRKLLDCEDIAKKFLDVINCNMMSVVQMTILVLPQMVTRGKGIIINISSITARSPYPFAAVYAATKAFVRSFSVAVGAEYHCEGVIVQTVSPFLVETNPLKSGLLVVSSEDFAWQELDTLNP, encoded by the exons ATGGAGTCGGATTGGGATGTGCTGAGAGTGGGGGGAGCGGTTACCGCCACGTGCCTGCTGCTGTGGGCGACTTGGGGGCCGGGCTACACAGTCTATGCTTACCTGCTGCCCA TACGCCGGGGCAAGCCCTGGCTCCGGGCGCACAGAGCCTGGGCAGGTGAGGAAGGAGGACTCCGAG gcATCAGCAAGGCTTATGCACATGAG CTCGCCGGGAGAGGTCTGAACATCGTCCTCATCAA CGACCTGAGCAAGTTGGAGCACGAGGCAAAGGCGTTAG ACGGGCTTCATGGCAAAAGCACACGAGTCACCCAGGTGGATTTCACCGGAGGCTTGGAGATCTACGAGGCCATTGAGGCAGGACTGAAGGACCTGGAGATCGGAGTACGGA TAAGCAATGTGGGCAAGCAATATGCACCTGGCTTGAGGAAACTGCTCGACTGTGAGGACATCGCCAAA AAATTCTTGGATGTTATAAACTGCAACATGATGTCTGTGGTCCAG ATGACTATACTCGTCCTGCCCCAAATGGTCACCAG GGGCAAAGGTATCATCATCAACATATCTTCAATAACTGCCAGGAGCCCCTATCCATTTGCAGCAGTGTATGCAGCCACCAAG GCCTTTGTGCGAAGCTTCTCCGTAGCAGTGGGCGCAGAGTACCACTGCGAGGGGGTCATTG TGCAAACAGTGAGCCCCTTTTTGGTTGAAACAAATCCCTTGAAAAGCGGGCTGCTCGTGGTGAGTTCCGAGGACTTCGCTTGGCAGGAGTTGGACACACTTAACCCCTGA